The following are encoded together in the Thermomonas brevis genome:
- a CDS encoding phosphoribosylanthranilate isomerase codes for MSSPPFRTRIKFCGLTRPGDVRLAGELGVDAVGVIFAARSRRRVAPGQAEALHAALPPLVDLVALFMDNDEREVRAAIAQARPTLLQFHGSEDDAFCRSFGLPYLKGVGMGGAALDGRTLRARWPHAAGFVLDGHAPGQAGGSGQRLDAASVPADLDVPWLLAGGLMPDNVGDAIRAVRPWGVDVAGGIELAPGVKDGALMRRFVEQVRAADLEPAGTAMPAIG; via the coding sequence ATGTCCAGCCCGCCGTTCCGCACCCGCATCAAGTTCTGCGGCCTGACCCGCCCCGGCGACGTGCGCCTGGCCGGCGAACTGGGCGTGGACGCGGTCGGCGTGATCTTCGCCGCGCGCAGCAGACGCCGCGTCGCGCCCGGACAGGCCGAAGCGCTGCATGCGGCGTTGCCGCCGCTGGTCGATCTGGTCGCGCTGTTCATGGACAACGACGAGCGCGAGGTGCGCGCCGCCATCGCGCAGGCGCGGCCCACGCTGCTGCAATTCCACGGCAGCGAGGACGACGCCTTCTGCCGTAGCTTCGGCCTGCCGTACCTGAAGGGCGTGGGCATGGGCGGCGCGGCGCTGGACGGACGCACGCTGCGCGCGCGCTGGCCGCATGCGGCGGGCTTCGTGCTGGACGGCCATGCGCCGGGGCAGGCCGGCGGCAGCGGGCAGCGGCTGGATGCGGCCAGCGTGCCCGCCGATCTCGACGTGCCGTGGCTGCTGGCCGGCGGACTGATGCCCGACAACGTGGGCGATGCGATCCGCGCGGTGCGTCCGTGGGGCGTGGACGTGGCCGGCGGCATCGAACTCGCGCCCGGCGTCAAGGACGGCGCGCTGATGCGGCGCTTCGTCGAGCAAGTACGCGCGGCCGACCTGGAACCGGCCGGCACGGCGATGCCCGCGATCGGGTAG
- a CDS encoding DUF6445 family protein — MNRPAPMLRTLPYRKPTEGRDYWLFDDVLPNADAVRARCLDKQDWALGFPHTGESWPGRRAIPALEPDELAVVEERVRQATGMKRLWVQGTPEGKTLNHNCVQVVGAKEAGARPHTDSRALCRYAGVLYLTPDAPEHCGTSFYRQRMPNGQLGGNTVNKPHNTLVEALGTRFVPPDAFAEDVRVPNRFNRLLVYSAAMIHSATAYCGEVLADERMAAVFFWMGA, encoded by the coding sequence ATGAATCGCCCTGCCCCGATGCTGCGCACGCTGCCCTACCGCAAGCCCACCGAGGGCCGCGACTACTGGCTGTTCGACGACGTGCTGCCCAACGCCGACGCCGTGCGCGCGCGCTGCCTGGACAAGCAGGACTGGGCGCTGGGCTTTCCGCACACCGGCGAAAGCTGGCCCGGCAGACGCGCGATCCCGGCGCTGGAGCCGGACGAACTGGCGGTGGTGGAGGAACGCGTGCGGCAGGCCACAGGCATGAAGCGGCTGTGGGTGCAGGGCACGCCCGAGGGCAAGACGCTGAACCACAACTGCGTGCAGGTGGTCGGCGCGAAGGAGGCCGGCGCGCGCCCGCATACCGATTCGCGCGCGCTATGCCGCTACGCCGGCGTGCTCTACCTGACCCCGGACGCGCCGGAACACTGCGGCACCAGCTTCTACCGCCAGCGCATGCCGAACGGCCAGCTGGGCGGCAACACGGTGAACAAGCCGCACAACACACTGGTCGAGGCGCTGGGCACGCGCTTCGTACCGCCGGACGCCTTCGCCGAGGACGTGCGCGTGCCGAACCGCTTCAACCGCCTGCTGGTGTACAGCGCGGCGATGATCCACAGCGCCACCGCCTACTGCGGCGAAGTCCTCGCCGACGAGCGGATGGCGGCGGTGTTCTTCTGGATGGGCGCCTGA
- the accD gene encoding acetyl-CoA carboxylase, carboxyltransferase subunit beta has translation MSWLKKLMPGAGIRTEAGSERKRSVPEGLWEKCERCGSVLYRPELEENLEVCPKCAFHMPIRARARLAALLDDGEGREIGEKLGPTDVLKFKDQKKYSDRIKAAQKSTGERDALVALEGKLAGQDLVAASFDFAFMGGSMGSVVGERFTLAAERALELRCPYVCFTASGGARMQESLFSLMQMAKTSAALGRLRAAGLPYIVVLTHPTTGGVSASFAMLGDLNLAEPGALIGFAGQRVIEQTVREKLPEGFQRSEFLLQHGTVDQIVDRREMRERLAHLLAMLMKRPAPADGAEAA, from the coding sequence ATGAGCTGGCTTAAGAAACTGATGCCGGGCGCCGGCATCCGCACCGAGGCGGGCAGCGAGCGCAAGCGCAGCGTGCCCGAGGGCCTGTGGGAAAAATGCGAGCGCTGCGGCTCGGTGCTGTACCGGCCCGAGCTGGAGGAAAACCTCGAGGTCTGCCCGAAGTGCGCCTTCCACATGCCGATCCGCGCCCGCGCGCGGCTGGCGGCGTTGCTGGACGACGGCGAGGGCCGGGAGATCGGCGAGAAGCTCGGCCCGACCGACGTCCTCAAGTTCAAGGACCAGAAGAAGTATTCCGACCGCATCAAGGCCGCGCAGAAGTCCACCGGCGAGCGCGACGCGCTGGTCGCGCTGGAAGGCAAGCTGGCGGGCCAGGACCTGGTCGCGGCCTCGTTCGACTTCGCCTTCATGGGCGGCTCGATGGGCTCGGTGGTGGGCGAGCGCTTCACCTTGGCCGCCGAGCGCGCGCTGGAGCTGCGCTGCCCGTACGTCTGCTTCACCGCCAGCGGCGGCGCGCGCATGCAGGAAAGCCTGTTCTCGCTGATGCAGATGGCCAAGACCTCGGCCGCGCTGGGCCGGCTGCGCGCGGCCGGGCTGCCGTACATCGTGGTGCTGACGCATCCGACCACCGGCGGCGTGTCCGCCAGCTTCGCGATGCTGGGCGACCTCAACCTCGCCGAACCGGGCGCGCTGATCGGCTTCGCCGGCCAGCGCGTGATCGAGCAGACCGTGCGCGAGAAGCTGCCGGAAGGCTTCCAGCGCAGCGAGTTCCTGCTCCAGCACGGCACCGTGGACCAGATCGTGGACCGCCGCGAGATGCGCGAGCGCCTCGCCCACCTGCTGGCGATGCTGATGAAGCGTCCGGCTCCGGCCGACGGCGCGGAGGCGGCGTGA
- the tpiA gene encoding triose-phosphate isomerase, whose amino-acid sequence MRRKIVAGNWKLHGSRAFAAALVAEIAAAPPAGVELVVLPPFPYLGELAARFAEAGLAFGAQDVSSHDKGAYTGEVAASMLADVGARYTLVGHSERRQYHAESSELVARKFQAAQAAGLTPILCVGESLDEREAGRTEDVIAEQLRPVLELVGVAAFAAAVVAYEPVWAIGTGRTASPEQAQAVHAFIRSQVAARDAKIADSLPLLYGGSVKPDNAASLFAQADVDGGLIGGASLAAADFLAIANAAA is encoded by the coding sequence ATGCGCCGCAAGATCGTCGCCGGGAACTGGAAACTGCACGGAAGCCGCGCTTTCGCCGCCGCGCTGGTGGCGGAAATCGCCGCGGCCCCGCCGGCCGGCGTCGAACTGGTCGTGCTGCCGCCGTTCCCGTACCTGGGCGAGCTGGCCGCGCGCTTCGCCGAGGCCGGGCTGGCGTTCGGCGCGCAGGACGTGAGCAGCCACGACAAGGGCGCGTACACCGGCGAGGTGGCGGCGTCGATGCTGGCCGACGTCGGCGCGCGCTACACCCTGGTCGGGCATTCCGAGCGCCGCCAGTACCACGCCGAAAGCAGCGAGCTGGTGGCGCGCAAGTTCCAGGCCGCGCAGGCCGCGGGGCTGACGCCGATCCTGTGCGTGGGCGAGAGCCTGGACGAGCGCGAAGCCGGCCGCACCGAGGACGTCATCGCGGAACAGCTGCGCCCGGTGCTGGAGCTGGTGGGCGTGGCCGCGTTCGCCGCGGCGGTGGTCGCCTACGAGCCGGTCTGGGCGATCGGCACCGGCCGCACCGCCAGCCCGGAGCAGGCGCAGGCGGTGCATGCCTTCATCCGTAGCCAAGTGGCCGCGCGGGATGCTAAAATCGCCGATTCGCTGCCGCTGCTGTACGGCGGCAGCGTGAAGCCCGACAATGCGGCCAGCCTGTTCGCCCAGGCCGACGTGGACGGCGGGCTGATCGGCGGCGCCTCGCTGGCGGCCGCGGATTTCCTGGCCATCGCCAACGCGGCGGCCTGA
- a CDS encoding DUF3144 domain-containing protein, with protein MAEETNTQPAAEQQAGGQQFPPQFFECVNEYLELTNKQSQKYGDKNISLAALFASARFNAHVFLANVKPIAAAEERTAFLDYMSTMYRRMLNEHLDGMGEERGIDVGDSELADEYKAAGVKIGRLKDAPAAANE; from the coding sequence ATGGCCGAAGAAACCAACACGCAGCCGGCGGCCGAACAGCAGGCCGGCGGCCAGCAGTTCCCGCCGCAGTTCTTCGAGTGCGTCAACGAGTACCTCGAGCTGACCAACAAGCAGTCGCAGAAGTACGGCGACAAGAACATCAGCCTCGCCGCCCTGTTCGCCAGCGCGCGCTTCAACGCGCACGTGTTCCTGGCCAACGTCAAGCCGATCGCCGCCGCCGAAGAGCGCACCGCGTTCCTCGACTACATGAGCACCATGTACCGCCGCATGCTCAACGAGCATCTGGACGGCATGGGCGAAGAGCGCGGCATCGACGTGGGCGATTCCGAGCTGGCCGACGAGTACAAGGCCGCCGGCGTCAAGATCGGCCGCCTCAAGGACGCGCCGGCTGCGGCCAACGAATGA
- the glmM gene encoding phosphoglucosamine mutase has product MSARRYFGTDGIRGRVGEGPISADFVLRLGNAYGHALVAAARAQQEWRKPMVVIGKDTRISNYMFEAALEAGLVAAGVDVQLMGPMPTPAVAHLTHSMRADGGIVISASHNPHHDNGIKFFSAQGEKLDDATELAIEAALDEPFRTVPSERLGKAVRTRDTIGRYVEACKNSVPKGFHLGGMRIVVDCANGATYQLAPLVLRELDARVDAIGVEPNGVNINDGVGSTHPETLAARVRGTGADLGIAFDGDGDRVLFVDAEGNVRDGDDLLYVLACDWQATGRLRGPVVGTLMTNYGFERALGERGIGFVRAKVGDRYVHQQLLANDGVLGGEASGHILCLDRASTGDGIVSALQVLEVLQRCGIGLAEALKDLRKVPQKTVNVRFEAGRKPAEVDSVQAALREAQRAVEGRGRAFLRPSGTEPVVRVTVEADDAALVDATLAALADAVRAAAN; this is encoded by the coding sequence GTGAGCGCGCGCAGGTATTTCGGCACCGACGGCATCCGCGGCCGGGTCGGCGAAGGCCCGATCTCGGCCGACTTCGTGCTGCGCCTGGGCAACGCCTACGGCCACGCGCTGGTCGCCGCCGCGCGCGCGCAGCAGGAATGGCGAAAACCAATGGTCGTCATCGGCAAGGACACCCGCATCTCCAACTACATGTTCGAGGCGGCGCTGGAAGCCGGGCTGGTCGCCGCCGGCGTGGACGTGCAGCTGATGGGGCCGATGCCGACCCCGGCGGTGGCGCATCTCACCCATTCGATGCGCGCCGACGGCGGCATCGTGATCTCCGCCTCGCACAACCCGCACCACGACAACGGCATCAAGTTCTTCTCCGCGCAGGGCGAGAAGCTGGACGACGCCACCGAGCTGGCGATCGAGGCCGCGCTGGACGAGCCGTTCCGCACCGTGCCGTCGGAGCGCCTCGGCAAGGCGGTGCGCACGCGCGACACCATCGGCCGCTATGTCGAGGCCTGCAAGAACTCGGTGCCCAAGGGCTTCCACCTCGGCGGCATGAGGATCGTGGTCGATTGCGCCAACGGCGCGACCTACCAGCTGGCGCCGCTGGTGCTGCGCGAATTGGATGCGCGCGTGGACGCCATCGGCGTCGAGCCGAACGGCGTCAACATCAACGACGGCGTGGGCTCCACCCATCCGGAAACGCTGGCCGCGCGCGTGCGCGGAACCGGCGCCGACCTCGGCATCGCCTTCGACGGCGACGGCGACCGCGTGCTGTTCGTCGACGCCGAAGGCAACGTCCGCGACGGCGACGACCTGCTCTACGTGCTGGCCTGCGACTGGCAGGCCACCGGCCGCCTGCGCGGCCCGGTGGTCGGCACGCTGATGACCAACTACGGCTTCGAGCGCGCGCTGGGCGAGCGCGGCATCGGCTTCGTCCGCGCCAAGGTCGGCGACCGCTACGTGCACCAGCAGCTGCTGGCGAACGACGGCGTGCTCGGCGGCGAAGCCAGCGGCCACATCCTCTGCCTGGACCGCGCCAGCACCGGCGACGGTATCGTCAGCGCCTTGCAGGTGCTGGAAGTGCTGCAGCGCTGCGGCATCGGCCTGGCCGAAGCGCTGAAGGACCTGCGCAAGGTGCCGCAGAAGACCGTCAACGTGCGCTTCGAGGCGGGCCGCAAGCCGGCCGAGGTCGACAGCGTGCAGGCTGCGCTGCGAGAGGCGCAACGCGCCGTCGAAGGCCGCGGCCGCGCCTTCCTGCGCCCGTCCGGCACCGAGCCGGTGGTGCGGGTGACGGTGGAGGCGGACGATGCCGCGCTGGTCGACGCCACCCTCGCTGCGCTGGCCGATGCGGTGCGCGCCGCCGCGAACTGA
- a CDS encoding isopenicillin N synthase family dioxygenase: MSSQIPTLDIRRFTHPSSPEDRQAFIDELGAAYREWGFAGIRNHGIPQAQIDEAYATFKAFFALPEETKKRYHVPGGGGARGYTPFGVETAKGSKHFDLKEFWHIGREIPRDSKYAADMAENQWPTEIDGFKRVGYGLYESLDALGSQVLSALALHIGLPESYFADKTGSGNSILRPIHYPPITTDDVPNVRAGAHEDINLITLLVGASAEGLEVLSRKGEWVPFTADADTIVVNIGDMLQRLTNHVYPSTTHRVVNPPGEKARQPRYSTPFFLHPNPDFLIDVLPSCVTPDNPSRYPEPITAEGYLQERLREIKLK; the protein is encoded by the coding sequence ATGAGCAGCCAGATCCCCACCCTCGACATCCGCCGTTTCACCCATCCTTCCAGCCCGGAAGACCGCCAGGCGTTCATCGACGAACTCGGCGCGGCCTACCGCGAATGGGGCTTCGCCGGCATCCGCAACCACGGCATCCCGCAGGCGCAGATCGACGAGGCCTACGCCACCTTCAAGGCGTTCTTCGCGCTGCCGGAAGAGACCAAGAAGCGGTACCACGTGCCGGGCGGCGGCGGCGCGCGCGGCTACACGCCGTTCGGGGTGGAGACGGCGAAGGGCTCCAAGCACTTCGACCTGAAGGAGTTCTGGCACATCGGTCGCGAGATCCCGCGCGATTCGAAGTACGCCGCCGACATGGCGGAGAACCAGTGGCCGACCGAGATCGACGGCTTCAAGCGCGTCGGCTACGGCCTGTACGAGTCGCTGGACGCGCTGGGCTCGCAGGTGCTGTCCGCGCTGGCACTGCACATCGGCCTGCCGGAAAGCTATTTCGCCGACAAGACCGGCAGCGGCAACTCGATCCTGCGCCCGATCCACTACCCGCCGATCACCACCGACGACGTCCCCAACGTCCGCGCCGGCGCGCACGAGGACATCAACCTGATCACGCTGCTGGTCGGCGCCAGCGCGGAAGGGCTGGAAGTGCTGTCGCGCAAGGGCGAGTGGGTGCCGTTCACCGCCGACGCCGACACCATCGTGGTGAACATCGGCGACATGCTGCAGCGTCTGACCAACCACGTGTATCCGTCCACCACGCACCGCGTGGTCAATCCGCCGGGCGAGAAGGCGCGCCAGCCGCGCTACTCGACGCCGTTCTTCCTGCATCCGAACCCGGATTTCCTGATCGACGTGCTGCCGTCCTGCGTCACGCCGGACAACCCCAGCCGTTATCCGGAGCCGATCACCGCGGAAGGCTACCTGCAGGAGCGCCTGCGCGAGATCAAGCTGAAGTGA
- the trpA gene encoding tryptophan synthase subunit alpha, whose product MTRLQQRLDALRSAGRKALVPFVTAGDPSLAATVPVMHALADAGADVIELGVPFSDPMADGPVIQRSSERALERGAGLAWVLDCVRAFRERDAATPVVLMGYLNPVEIRGAATFAADAAVAGVDGMLLVDLPPEEADEYRAAFAHNGLALISLASPTTPQARLQRLCEQADGYLYYVSYAGVTGAAHLDVGDAGRHLAEVRAMAKSPVFAGFGIRDAASAAAMAAHADGVVVGSALVSALDGSTDEAEAAARAGAFLRPLREALDGAAVPA is encoded by the coding sequence ATGACGCGTCTGCAACAACGGCTGGACGCGCTGCGTTCGGCCGGCCGCAAGGCGCTGGTGCCGTTCGTCACCGCCGGCGATCCGTCGCTGGCGGCGACGGTGCCGGTCATGCACGCGCTGGCGGACGCCGGCGCGGACGTGATCGAGCTGGGCGTGCCGTTCTCCGACCCCATGGCCGACGGCCCGGTGATCCAGCGCAGCTCCGAGCGCGCGCTGGAGCGCGGTGCCGGTCTCGCCTGGGTGCTGGACTGCGTGCGCGCCTTCCGCGAACGCGACGCCGCCACGCCTGTGGTGTTGATGGGCTACCTCAATCCGGTCGAGATCCGCGGCGCGGCGACCTTCGCCGCCGATGCGGCGGTGGCCGGCGTGGACGGCATGCTGCTGGTCGACCTGCCGCCGGAAGAGGCCGACGAATACCGCGCGGCGTTCGCGCACAACGGCTTGGCGCTGATCTCGCTGGCCTCGCCGACCACGCCGCAGGCGCGGTTGCAGCGCCTGTGCGAGCAGGCCGACGGCTATCTCTATTACGTCAGCTACGCCGGCGTCACCGGCGCGGCGCACCTGGACGTGGGCGATGCCGGCCGCCATCTGGCGGAGGTGCGGGCGATGGCGAAGAGCCCGGTGTTCGCCGGCTTCGGCATCCGCGACGCCGCCAGCGCGGCGGCGATGGCCGCGCACGCCGACGGCGTGGTGGTCGGCAGCGCGCTGGTGTCGGCGCTGGACGGCAGTACGGACGAGGCCGAGGCCGCCGCGCGCGCCGGGGCGTTCCTGCGCCCGCTGCGCGAGGCCCTGGACGGGGCGGCCGTCCCGGCCTGA
- a CDS encoding GFA family protein, which produces MSETQVMRHHGSCLCGAVRFEIEGGFDRFYLCHCAHCRKDTGSAHAANLFSATATLHWLAGEDKATLYRLPDTRHARSFCAVCGSALPYASERMIVVPAGSLDGAFDAAPDAHLFVASRAAWEHDLDRIPAFDAFPS; this is translated from the coding sequence ATGAGTGAAACCCAGGTCATGCGCCATCACGGCTCCTGCCTGTGCGGCGCGGTGCGTTTCGAGATCGAGGGCGGCTTCGACCGCTTCTATCTCTGCCACTGCGCGCATTGCCGCAAGGACACCGGCTCCGCCCATGCGGCCAACCTGTTCTCGGCGACGGCGACGCTGCATTGGCTGGCCGGGGAGGACAAGGCGACGCTCTACCGGCTGCCGGATACGCGGCATGCCCGCAGCTTCTGCGCCGTCTGCGGCTCGGCCTTGCCCTACGCGTCGGAACGGATGATCGTGGTGCCCGCCGGTTCCCTCGATGGCGCGTTCGATGCCGCGCCGGACGCGCATCTCTTCGTCGCCAGTAGGGCGGCGTGGGAGCACGATCTGGATCGCATTCCCGCGTTCGATGCGTTTCCTTCCTGA
- the trpB gene encoding tryptophan synthase subunit beta: MNTPSTAAATDAATDFHAYPDAAGHFGRHGGRFVAETLIGPLQELAAAYDAARVDPDFIAAFEKDLKHYVGRPSPIYHAERLSREVGGAQILLKREDLNHTGAHKINNTIGQALLASRMGKTRIIAETGAGQHGVASATVATRLGLECVVYMGATDIERQKINVYRMKLLGATVVPVTSGSATLKDALNEAMRDWVTNVRDTFYIIGTVAGPDPYPRMVRDFNAVVGREARAQMLADYGRLPDAITACVGGGSNAIGLFHAFLNDAGVRIVGAEAAGEGIDTGRHASSLAAGRVGVLHGNRTYVICDDDGQIVETHSISAGLDYPGVGPEHAFLKDAGRAEYVGVTDDEALAAFHRLTRTEGILPALESSHAVAQAIKLARELPKDALVLCNLSGRGDKDVHTIAAREGLAL, translated from the coding sequence GTGAACACCCCCAGCACCGCGGCTGCGACCGATGCGGCCACCGACTTCCACGCCTATCCCGACGCCGCCGGCCACTTCGGCCGCCACGGCGGCCGCTTCGTCGCCGAAACCCTGATCGGCCCCTTGCAGGAACTGGCCGCCGCCTACGACGCCGCGCGTGTCGATCCGGACTTCATCGCCGCGTTCGAGAAGGACCTCAAGCACTACGTCGGCCGCCCCAGCCCGATCTACCACGCCGAGCGCCTGAGCCGCGAGGTCGGCGGCGCGCAGATCCTGCTCAAGCGCGAAGACCTGAATCACACCGGCGCGCACAAGATCAACAACACCATCGGCCAGGCGCTGCTGGCCAGCCGCATGGGCAAGACGCGGATCATCGCCGAGACCGGCGCGGGCCAGCACGGCGTCGCCTCCGCCACCGTCGCCACCCGGCTGGGGCTGGAGTGCGTGGTCTACATGGGCGCGACCGACATCGAGCGCCAGAAGATCAACGTCTACCGCATGAAGCTGCTGGGCGCGACCGTGGTGCCCGTCACCAGCGGCTCGGCCACGCTCAAGGACGCGCTCAACGAGGCGATGCGCGACTGGGTGACCAACGTGCGCGACACCTTCTACATCATCGGCACCGTCGCCGGTCCCGACCCGTATCCGCGCATGGTGCGCGACTTTAATGCCGTGGTCGGGCGCGAGGCGCGGGCGCAGATGCTGGCCGACTACGGCCGCCTGCCGGACGCCATCACCGCCTGCGTCGGCGGCGGCAGCAATGCCATCGGCCTGTTCCACGCCTTCCTCAACGACGCCGGCGTGCGCATCGTCGGCGCGGAGGCGGCGGGCGAGGGCATCGACACCGGACGCCATGCCTCGTCGCTGGCGGCGGGCCGCGTCGGCGTGCTGCACGGCAACCGTACCTACGTGATCTGCGACGACGACGGCCAGATCGTCGAAACCCATTCCATTTCCGCCGGCCTCGACTATCCCGGCGTCGGCCCCGAGCACGCCTTCCTGAAGGACGCCGGCCGCGCCGAGTACGTCGGCGTGACGGACGACGAAGCGCTGGCCGCCTTCCACCGCCTGACCCGCACCGAGGGCATCCTGCCGGCGCTGGAATCCAGCCACGCGGTGGCGCAGGCGATCAAGCTGGCCCGAGAGCTGCCCAAGGACGCGCTGGTGCTGTGCAACCTGTCCGGGCGCGGCGACAAGGACGTGCACACCATCGCGGCGCGGGAAGGGTTGGCTCTATAG
- the truA gene encoding tRNA pseudouridine(38-40) synthase TruA, which translates to MRLALGVEYDGGGFSGWQRLSQAGALEADGSLQTALEIALSKVAAAPIDTVCSGRTDAGVHARCQVVHFDTDATRDARGWVLGVTANLPPTMAARWCVPVADDFNARFSARARRYRYRILNRSARPGLERQYLGWERMPLDAEAMHEAAQALRGERDFSAFRSAQCQATHARRNLQHISVARFGDEVVVEVQANAFLHHMVRNIVGSLLVVGRGERPREWIAELLEGRDRTVAGPTAPSAGLLFLGPKYPSHWNLPHEVCADE; encoded by the coding sequence ATGCGGCTGGCGCTGGGAGTCGAGTACGACGGCGGCGGGTTCTCCGGCTGGCAGCGGCTGAGCCAGGCCGGCGCGCTGGAGGCCGACGGCAGCCTGCAGACCGCGCTGGAAATCGCGCTGTCGAAGGTGGCCGCCGCGCCCATCGACACCGTTTGTTCGGGCCGCACCGATGCCGGCGTGCACGCGCGCTGCCAGGTGGTGCATTTCGACACCGATGCGACGCGCGACGCGCGCGGCTGGGTGCTGGGCGTCACCGCCAACCTGCCGCCGACGATGGCGGCGCGCTGGTGCGTGCCGGTGGCCGACGACTTCAACGCGCGCTTCTCCGCGCGCGCGCGCCGCTACCGCTACCGCATCCTCAACCGCAGCGCGCGGCCGGGGCTGGAGCGCCAGTACCTCGGCTGGGAGCGCATGCCGCTGGACGCCGAGGCGATGCACGAGGCCGCGCAGGCGCTGCGCGGCGAGCGCGATTTCTCCGCCTTCCGCAGCGCCCAGTGCCAGGCCACCCACGCGCGTCGCAACCTGCAGCACATTTCCGTCGCGCGCTTCGGCGACGAAGTGGTGGTGGAAGTGCAGGCCAACGCCTTCCTGCACCACATGGTGCGCAACATCGTCGGCTCGCTGCTGGTGGTGGGGCGCGGCGAGCGTCCGCGCGAGTGGATCGCCGAACTGCTGGAAGGCCGCGACCGCACCGTCGCCGGCCCCACCGCGCCGTCGGCGGGGCTGCTGTTCCTGGGCCCGAAATATCCGTCGCACTGGAACCTGCCGCACGAGGTTTGCGCCGATGAGTGA